One Spirochaeta africana DSM 8902 genomic window carries:
- a CDS encoding TrmH family RNA methyltransferase, with translation MIALRKLQRMPLETALRHVVRQLEAAERTAVLDAAWRLYLRSLLQWVSEVVPPQQARSMRLSVCLELLAHTRPGSADVSELLIRELNTVRHVLQMQLGLEPAEWDLPIQAGGAANATASPLRELDLYLDGIRSPFNLGSILRTAAALGVHGLLLSPDTVDPAHRRAVRSAMGCSLPLQRMERQELIESGRQVVALETGGMDIREYRPLQRDFVLVLGSEELGIHPELLQAADQRLSVPMYGTKASLNVGVAAGAALYAIMTGLSRVNR, from the coding sequence ATGATTGCGCTCCGCAAATTGCAGCGCATGCCCCTGGAGACGGCGCTGCGCCATGTCGTGCGCCAGCTGGAAGCGGCTGAGCGTACTGCAGTGCTGGATGCGGCCTGGCGGCTGTATCTGCGCAGCCTGCTGCAGTGGGTGTCCGAGGTGGTGCCGCCACAACAGGCCCGGAGCATGCGGTTGTCTGTCTGTCTGGAGCTGCTTGCCCATACCCGGCCCGGGAGTGCGGATGTATCCGAGCTGCTGATACGTGAGTTGAATACTGTCCGGCATGTACTGCAGATGCAGCTGGGGCTGGAACCGGCTGAATGGGATCTGCCGATCCAGGCTGGCGGTGCTGCCAACGCTACTGCGTCACCGCTGCGCGAGCTCGATCTGTATCTGGACGGGATACGCAGCCCCTTTAATCTTGGATCAATACTGCGGACGGCTGCTGCCCTGGGGGTTCACGGCCTGCTGCTGTCTCCTGACACGGTTGACCCAGCACACCGGCGGGCGGTTCGCTCGGCTATGGGATGCAGTCTGCCGCTGCAGCGCATGGAGCGCCAGGAACTGATCGAAAGCGGGCGACAGGTGGTGGCTCTGGAGACCGGCGGCATGGATATCCGTGAGTATCGCCCGCTGCAGCGTGATTTTGTGCTGGTGCTCGGTTCCGAGGAGCTGGGTATCCATCCTGAGCTTCTGCAGGCTGCAGATCAGCGCCTCTCGGTGCCGATGTACGGCACCAAGGCCTCCCTGAATGTGGGTGTTGCTGCCGGTGCAGCCCTGTATGCAATTATGACTGGTTTATCTCGAGTGAATAGGTAA
- a CDS encoding OsmC family protein, whose amino-acid sequence MSQTVHATHSEGMAFDITVGGHTLTADSLADFGGQDRGPTPKSFLLAGLAGCTGMDVTAILGKMQMPYDSFSLQIDAESADTHPHVYTKVHITYKFSGEDLDAAKIEKAIGLSLNKYCPVAATMKHTAEITYSLEINQS is encoded by the coding sequence ATGAGCCAGACGGTACACGCAACCCACAGCGAAGGCATGGCATTCGACATCACGGTCGGCGGGCATACCCTGACCGCCGACTCCCTGGCCGACTTTGGCGGTCAGGATCGCGGACCGACCCCCAAGAGCTTTCTGCTGGCAGGGCTGGCCGGCTGCACCGGCATGGATGTAACCGCCATACTCGGCAAGATGCAGATGCCCTACGACTCATTCTCTCTCCAGATCGATGCCGAGAGTGCGGATACCCACCCCCACGTATACACCAAGGTACATATCACCTACAAATTCAGCGGGGAGGATCTGGATGCGGCAAAAATCGAGAAGGCAATCGGTTTGTCACTGAACAAGTACTGCCCGGTGGCGGCCACCATGAAGCATACCGCCGAGATTACCTATTCACTCGAGATAAACCAGTCATAA
- a CDS encoding HDOD domain-containing protein, translating into MLGQKDRTEIRKCVRSGTPYSVTTATLPHETELQLEEILSLFLEEIGRGQLKDSLGYCLRELAVNAKKANTKRVYFTSLGLDISNPGDYTKGMQTFKRDTLGNIQHYLPMMDEQGYYIRISFTMKGTTLVISIANNTEMTQKEQIRVFDRIARSRAYNSLQEAMEQAIDESEGAGLGIIILVLMLRKIGLSEEAFELDVENGETVVRLSIPLEETKQGNLETIAREIVNEVDSLPQFPENIAQLQRLLQDPKIDLQTIARKVSTDPALTADLLKIVNSAQYMLPKRIDNILEAVKLIGLRGVQNLVYSYGSIEVLDKDTPRIQQLWSHSYRTAFFAYQLAKSSGRREILDDAYVGGILHDIGKILFSTSHEPLMQRISDFCTERKLPISLLEELAAGFNHSEVGAMIAEKWNFPQPLIHAIRFQHAPEQAPPRYYEVTAAVYLANAACEYETGSLPYVFIDQEILNDYGIGSETELQAHLARMSSEFSKESV; encoded by the coding sequence ATGCTTGGACAAAAAGACCGTACAGAGATACGAAAATGTGTCCGGAGCGGCACGCCCTACTCGGTAACGACCGCTACCCTGCCGCATGAGACCGAGCTGCAGCTGGAGGAGATCCTGTCTCTGTTTCTGGAGGAGATCGGACGAGGGCAGCTGAAAGACTCACTGGGATACTGCCTGCGCGAGCTTGCGGTGAATGCCAAGAAAGCCAACACCAAGCGGGTGTATTTCACCAGCCTTGGATTGGACATCAGCAACCCCGGCGACTACACCAAAGGAATGCAGACCTTCAAGCGTGATACCCTGGGCAATATCCAGCACTACCTGCCAATGATGGATGAGCAAGGCTACTACATCCGGATAAGCTTTACCATGAAGGGAACCACCCTGGTGATCTCGATTGCCAACAACACCGAGATGACCCAGAAGGAGCAGATCAGGGTGTTTGACCGCATAGCCAGATCCCGGGCTTACAACTCGCTGCAGGAAGCAATGGAGCAGGCCATCGATGAATCCGAGGGCGCCGGGCTGGGGATCATCATCCTGGTGCTGATGCTGCGCAAGATCGGCCTGAGCGAAGAGGCATTCGAGCTGGATGTCGAGAACGGGGAAACGGTGGTACGCCTGTCGATTCCACTGGAGGAAACAAAACAGGGCAACCTTGAAACCATTGCACGCGAGATCGTAAACGAGGTAGACAGCCTCCCGCAGTTTCCCGAGAACATCGCCCAGCTGCAGCGGCTGCTGCAGGACCCCAAAATCGATCTGCAGACCATTGCCCGCAAGGTCAGTACCGACCCCGCCCTGACCGCTGACCTGCTGAAGATCGTAAACTCGGCACAGTACATGCTGCCCAAACGCATCGACAACATCCTGGAAGCAGTCAAGCTTATCGGGTTGCGCGGGGTACAGAATCTGGTGTATTCCTACGGATCAATCGAGGTGCTGGACAAGGACACCCCGCGGATTCAACAGCTGTGGAGCCACAGCTACCGAACCGCCTTTTTTGCCTATCAACTGGCCAAAAGCTCAGGACGCCGAGAGATCCTGGACGATGCCTACGTTGGCGGAATTCTGCACGACATCGGCAAGATACTGTTCTCCACCAGCCACGAACCGCTGATGCAAAGGATCAGCGACTTCTGCACGGAACGCAAGCTGCCAATCTCCCTGCTGGAAGAGCTGGCAGCAGGGTTCAACCATTCCGAGGTCGGCGCCATGATCGCCGAGAAGTGGAATTTCCCGCAGCCGCTGATCCACGCCATCCGGTTCCAGCATGCCCCTGAACAGGCACCACCGCGATACTACGAGGTAACCGCAGCGGTCTACCTTGCCAACGCAGCCTGTGAATACGAGACTGGCAGCCTGCCGTATGTATTTATTGACCAGGAAATCCTGAATGATTATGGTATCGGCAGTGAAACAGAACTGCAGGCCCATCTTGCGCGGATGAGCAGTGAATTCTCCAAGGAGTCAGTATGA
- a CDS encoding Lon protease family protein: MAQQPRNKDLYTQDASGPDRYLIPPERVHFSISPDYVEGIRATTDEFHIIGQPRALRAIEMAIAIDAKGYNVFATGLPGTGKRTAITKILKSHTPNTERVLDLAYAARFDNDEAPRLLRFTKGEAKTFQRRLKEVLQRLRSRSQELFKKKPFRDQRDSIIISTEGKDSELLKSFETRLEEHGFQLVRLMDQDESMPDIFPVIDGEVIDFDELQNRVKAGSIAKQDFQQMREQYFRFTDEMNQLFQAIHDNRISMEEDIDTLRRTVLQPLIAAEFERLSADYQDEPIQAHIEAMKTDLQTTLSQPEDEENTAERFFARYSINIVVDHSETEGAPVVFETNPDSAKLFGVLESQQESAEPKPMHQLLRAGSLLQASGGFLILRAEDVLHQEDVWNGLKRALEDSVTEIRNHPGPYGLPGPALKPDPIPIHLKVIMMGTDGLYELLYNIDEDFQKLFKVPAEFDSVMPRNDQAIREYIAFSRMICSEEKLFPTSPDGMAAVIEYGVRLAEHRNHISTQFSLIADLLREANYWAGQMSCERITAEVIHRAFNERRFFANLPEEKIDEQIQSGELLIDLQGSAVGRINGLAILDRGYYAFGRPMLITARVAPGSEGIINIERESGLSGEIHDKGIYIIEGYLQTKYAKDFPQNIRASIAFEQSYSEVDGDSASSTEIYVLLSAISGVPLRQDIAVSGSVNQTGEIQPVGGISEKVEGFFHICRKLGLTGKQGVVIPKRNLDMLILSREVQEAVQNGFFHIYAIDTIDQGLEILTGMEAGVPNRKGYYPPETLNGKIERRLREMALLVKEFGGS; encoded by the coding sequence ATGGCACAACAACCACGCAACAAAGATCTGTACACTCAGGACGCCAGCGGTCCCGATCGATATCTTATACCGCCTGAGCGGGTACATTTCAGTATATCCCCTGACTATGTCGAAGGCATTCGTGCAACGACCGATGAGTTTCACATTATCGGGCAGCCGCGTGCCCTGCGGGCAATCGAGATGGCCATCGCTATCGATGCCAAAGGCTACAATGTATTCGCTACCGGGCTGCCAGGAACCGGGAAGCGCACGGCCATTACCAAGATCCTGAAATCGCATACCCCGAATACCGAGCGGGTGCTGGACCTGGCCTATGCTGCCCGTTTTGACAACGATGAGGCACCCCGGCTGCTGCGCTTTACCAAGGGAGAGGCAAAGACCTTCCAGCGGCGACTGAAAGAGGTCCTCCAGCGCCTGCGCAGCCGCAGCCAGGAACTGTTCAAGAAAAAGCCGTTCAGGGATCAACGCGACAGCATTATCATCTCGACCGAAGGCAAGGACAGCGAGCTGCTGAAGAGCTTTGAAACCCGCCTGGAAGAGCATGGGTTCCAACTGGTACGCCTGATGGATCAGGACGAATCGATGCCGGACATCTTTCCGGTAATCGACGGCGAGGTGATCGACTTTGACGAGCTGCAGAACAGGGTAAAGGCCGGCAGCATCGCCAAGCAGGATTTCCAGCAGATGCGTGAACAGTACTTCCGCTTTACCGATGAAATGAACCAGCTGTTCCAGGCCATCCATGACAACCGGATCAGCATGGAAGAGGATATCGACACGCTGCGGCGCACCGTGCTGCAGCCGCTGATCGCTGCCGAGTTCGAGCGCCTGTCGGCAGATTACCAGGACGAGCCGATCCAGGCACACATAGAGGCAATGAAGACCGACCTGCAAACGACCCTGAGTCAGCCAGAGGACGAGGAAAACACCGCCGAACGCTTCTTTGCCCGCTACAGCATCAATATCGTGGTAGATCACAGCGAGACCGAGGGTGCTCCGGTGGTGTTCGAGACCAATCCCGACTCCGCCAAGCTGTTCGGGGTACTCGAGTCGCAGCAGGAGTCGGCAGAACCCAAACCGATGCACCAGCTGCTGCGAGCCGGTTCGCTGCTGCAGGCATCAGGCGGTTTTCTGATCCTGCGTGCCGAGGACGTCCTGCACCAGGAGGATGTCTGGAACGGGTTGAAGCGGGCTCTGGAGGACAGCGTAACCGAAATCCGCAATCACCCCGGTCCCTACGGGCTGCCCGGCCCGGCACTCAAGCCGGATCCGATCCCGATTCACCTCAAGGTAATCATGATGGGCACCGACGGGCTGTATGAGTTGCTGTACAACATCGACGAGGATTTCCAGAAACTGTTCAAGGTGCCGGCCGAGTTCGATTCGGTTATGCCGCGCAACGATCAGGCCATCCGTGAGTACATCGCCTTCTCGCGGATGATCTGCAGCGAGGAAAAGCTCTTTCCCACCTCCCCGGACGGTATGGCAGCCGTTATCGAGTACGGGGTTCGCCTGGCCGAGCACCGTAACCACATAAGCACCCAGTTCTCGCTGATTGCCGACCTGCTGCGCGAGGCCAATTACTGGGCGGGGCAGATGAGTTGCGAACGGATAACCGCCGAGGTCATCCACCGGGCTTTTAATGAGCGACGGTTTTTCGCCAACCTGCCGGAGGAAAAGATCGATGAGCAGATCCAGAGCGGCGAACTGCTGATCGATCTGCAGGGCAGCGCAGTCGGGCGAATCAACGGCCTGGCAATCCTTGACCGGGGCTACTATGCCTTTGGTCGCCCGATGCTGATCACGGCTCGGGTTGCCCCGGGATCCGAGGGTATCATCAATATTGAACGTGAATCCGGGCTGTCCGGCGAGATCCACGACAAGGGGATCTATATCATCGAAGGCTACCTGCAGACCAAATATGCCAAGGACTTTCCGCAGAACATCCGGGCCAGCATCGCCTTTGAGCAGTCCTACTCCGAGGTAGATGGCGACTCGGCCTCGTCTACCGAGATCTACGTGCTGTTGTCTGCAATCAGCGGGGTACCACTGCGCCAGGACATTGCCGTCAGCGGATCGGTGAACCAGACCGGCGAGATACAGCCGGTCGGTGGTATCTCGGAAAAGGTGGAGGGGTTTTTTCATATCTGTCGCAAACTCGGATTGACCGGCAAGCAAGGGGTTGTTATCCCGAAACGCAACCTCGACATGCTGATTCTGTCCCGGGAGGTCCAGGAAGCGGTGCAAAACGGATTTTTTCACATCTATGCTATTGACACAATTGATCAGGGGCTCGAGATTTTAACAGGGATGGAGGCTGGTGTTCCGAACAGGAAGGGGTACTACCCCCCCGAAACCCTGAATGGAAAGATCGAGCGGCGTCTGCGCGAGATGGCGCTGCTGGTAAAAGAGTTTGGAGGTTCCTAA
- a CDS encoding response regulator transcription factor, translating to MKALLLHNGHQETKYLWRTALAGGLPVVSATSMDEAIQIISSQSDIEAVIAPLHLDTHCSGLQLARELNSRFQTISLLVHSNGAARDQECADGVISENFVHAYIHPHIDAFHLRRLIDTLLQLHCLHRRAVQLEKNLATANHQLQLFETILDSIATPVAQLNPDLQVVQLNSTGYEMFGGKELSHGRTLYQLLGRDSCWPGYPAMDGMATRRKISRVLYIPELGMRIRVTALPQLNPDGDCTCVYEIWEQTAAANINRTQSLLNRSTENHLDCKHTEIFLTRITNREWDVIPLLVQGRSYEQIATQLGLSVNTVKTHISSIYRKTGAHTRTQLLRLLHNLCP from the coding sequence ATGAAGGCACTTCTGCTTCATAATGGACACCAGGAAACCAAATACCTGTGGAGAACCGCCCTGGCCGGAGGATTGCCGGTAGTAAGCGCCACCTCCATGGACGAGGCAATACAGATCATCAGCAGCCAGTCCGACATCGAGGCGGTGATAGCCCCACTGCACCTGGACACCCACTGCAGCGGCTTGCAGCTTGCCCGGGAACTGAATTCACGCTTCCAGACGATCAGCCTGCTGGTGCACAGCAATGGTGCCGCCCGGGATCAGGAATGTGCCGACGGAGTTATTTCAGAGAACTTTGTCCATGCCTATATCCATCCCCACATCGACGCCTTCCACCTGCGCCGGCTGATCGATACCCTTTTGCAGCTGCACTGCCTGCACCGCAGGGCTGTACAGCTGGAAAAAAACCTGGCTACCGCGAATCATCAGCTGCAGCTGTTCGAGACAATCCTTGACTCCATTGCCACCCCCGTTGCGCAGCTGAATCCGGATCTGCAGGTGGTGCAGCTGAACAGCACCGGATATGAAATGTTTGGCGGCAAGGAGCTCAGCCATGGGCGCACCCTCTACCAACTCCTGGGAAGGGATTCCTGCTGGCCGGGTTACCCTGCCATGGACGGTATGGCGACGCGAAGAAAAATCAGCCGGGTGCTGTATATCCCTGAGCTGGGTATGCGTATCCGGGTAACCGCTCTGCCGCAGCTGAATCCCGACGGCGACTGCACCTGTGTATACGAGATCTGGGAGCAGACAGCGGCTGCCAACATCAACAGAACGCAGTCGTTGCTGAATCGATCAACAGAAAACCACCTTGACTGCAAGCACACAGAGATATTCCTGACGCGAATCACCAATCGGGAGTGGGATGTGATCCCTTTACTTGTGCAGGGCAGGTCATACGAACAGATTGCTACTCAGTTGGGGCTGTCGGTAAACACCGTAAAAACGCACATCTCCAGCATATACCGGAAAACAGGTGCACACACCCGGACACAGCTGCTGCGCCTGCTGCACAACCTCTGCCCATGA
- a CDS encoding response regulator, translated as MSRRTLAHFTRRLLPDCRIVTASDGEAARSCWLQHRPQVSMLDLNMPHLDGCDLVSWLRAYEQQHQLPPHHNITTLCIAITGYSAAHVGQQCRQAGFDGFLEKPVGLEDLKAALHFLQRQTTNRNPT; from the coding sequence TTGTCCCGGCGAACTCTTGCCCATTTTACCCGCAGGCTCCTGCCCGACTGCCGGATTGTCACCGCCAGCGATGGCGAAGCAGCTCGAAGCTGCTGGCTGCAGCACCGGCCTCAGGTATCAATGCTGGATCTGAACATGCCCCACCTGGACGGCTGCGATCTGGTCTCTTGGCTGCGAGCATATGAACAGCAGCATCAATTGCCGCCGCACCATAATATTACTACCTTGTGCATAGCCATCACCGGATACTCGGCTGCGCATGTCGGGCAGCAGTGTCGCCAGGCCGGTTTCGACGGGTTTCTGGAGAAGCCGGTCGGACTCGAGGATCTCAAAGCGGCGTTACATTTTTTGCAGCGGCAGACCACCAACAGGAACCCTACATGA
- a CDS encoding Nif3-like dinuclear metal center hexameric protein, which translates to MTVQELDTVLRTWFAPEQFGRIDRSMNGLQVGRQDKQVQRLGTAVDACLETFRRAAEQDVDMLFVHHGLFWGMPIAVTGEHYARLELLMQQDIALYAMHLPLDQHLELGNNAVMAQQLGLQDIRPFGRLKGTEIGVRGDLPESVGLDEVRERLFGSRENPLGVLPFGTDTIRSVGLISGGAPFEVGQAIEAGLDLYITGDANHVVYHMAQEAGINVIFGGHYATETWGVQATGRKLADEFGIEHHFIDVPTGL; encoded by the coding sequence ATGACGGTACAGGAACTGGATACAGTGCTGCGCACCTGGTTTGCGCCCGAGCAGTTCGGGCGGATTGATCGTTCAATGAACGGGCTGCAGGTGGGGCGGCAGGACAAACAGGTACAGCGACTTGGCACTGCGGTAGACGCCTGTCTGGAGACATTTCGTCGCGCGGCCGAACAGGATGTGGATATGCTGTTCGTGCATCACGGGCTCTTCTGGGGGATGCCGATTGCGGTAACCGGGGAGCACTATGCACGGCTTGAACTGCTGATGCAGCAGGATATTGCCCTGTATGCCATGCACCTCCCACTGGATCAGCATCTTGAGCTGGGAAATAATGCGGTAATGGCACAACAGCTTGGACTGCAGGATATACGCCCGTTCGGGCGCCTGAAGGGCACCGAGATCGGGGTTCGGGGAGATCTTCCCGAATCGGTCGGGCTTGATGAGGTGCGTGAGCGGTTGTTCGGCAGTCGGGAAAATCCGCTTGGTGTGCTGCCCTTCGGGACCGACACGATCCGCAGTGTGGGGCTGATTTCCGGTGGTGCCCCGTTTGAGGTAGGGCAGGCAATCGAGGCTGGCCTTGATCTGTATATCACCGGCGATGCCAATCATGTGGTATATCATATGGCCCAGGAGGCTGGAATCAATGTAATATTCGGCGGACATTACGCTACCGAGACCTGGGGTGTTCAGGCAACAGGGCGGAAGCTTGCCGATGAGTTCGGGATCGAGCATCACTTTATTGATGTCCCGACGGGACTGTAA
- the lspA gene encoding signal peptidase II, with amino-acid sequence MGTQVRHRASRREKLMPGILMAGVLVIDQLTKLLVVMRIEYTRPPQIAFEAFGDFFRIIHTRNLGIAFSIGRSLPDAWRSVLFVLLPLLVMAGLGVYYWRTRELSPLQRWCLAGVMGGGLGNLVDRIFRPEGVVDFLDVRIYGLFGMERWPTFNVADAAVVVAGILFMVSIIIEDVRRQRRSASDKTLSAPAEKERAE; translated from the coding sequence ATGGGAACACAGGTGCGACACAGGGCTTCTCGCCGCGAAAAACTGATGCCCGGGATACTGATGGCAGGGGTGCTGGTGATCGACCAGCTGACAAAGCTGCTGGTGGTAATGAGGATCGAGTATACCCGGCCGCCGCAGATTGCTTTCGAGGCATTCGGGGATTTCTTCCGTATCATCCATACCCGTAACCTGGGGATCGCCTTCAGTATCGGGCGCAGCCTGCCCGATGCCTGGCGTTCAGTGCTGTTTGTGCTGCTGCCGCTGCTGGTCATGGCGGGGCTCGGGGTGTACTACTGGCGAACCCGTGAGCTTTCGCCGCTGCAGCGATGGTGTCTGGCCGGGGTTATGGGCGGTGGCCTGGGAAATCTGGTCGATCGTATCTTTCGCCCTGAGGGCGTGGTGGATTTCCTGGATGTGAGGATCTACGGGCTATTCGGGATGGAACGCTGGCCTACCTTTAATGTTGCAGATGCAGCCGTGGTGGTGGCGGGTATCCTGTTTATGGTTTCAATTATTATCGAGGATGTACGCCGGCAGCGTCGGTCTGCGAGCGATAAAACCCTGTCGGCTCCTGCCGAAAAGGAGCGTGCGGAATGA
- a CDS encoding PD-(D/E)XK nuclease family protein → MQHPDTPLTVIGQHLDDPRHVFVFPSEIIAAQWRSRAAAAAVDARRWISWDQFKQYTQVVEHRTDRDPAPANAAVRMLCADALLHTRSFPSLIAEGAQRGVFRGFLARLLPTALRLLHHDGLETVLGASQAADIRAAGQAYQAFLDEHNLFEPSAVRGRIETRGAVYHLFAVEAVEDFRELAGQVQENPDIRLHSAPAAAWPQLRRFATIKGEVRAACDRIETLLRSGTPWDRIAVSAVDLETVLPHLQREARLRGIPLNPRLGVPLSRTPGGGLFTSLVELGGSGMGYAAVRDFVLHGGIPFRNPLVMRALAAFGRRWRCWGRFGQLDLWEQGFSRARRLEEEFATGGRFFTDYPGVDLDQLQLAYRGLVRVMRGLNQAASLADVRRSFFAWYNEWIDADGWDPAGEREFQAALEVLGDLIGLEQRLGLAPSSPVRVFLELLQGKLYLQAGGRGIPVYPYRVAAGGCVQHHFVLNLHQDGVEVLSGGVSFLREDQQEALELAVQDMTLAFLQAYASYGSDEVWFSGNHGIRGGVHAVPAVYLDHHDLVQELDAGPGLEQREQQWWADPDAAVPGLPLHLVSGLRHCRAVLPDRHGCNMIRQSLRDAGEDEYTRRVRQLLQAAVTQRYCPEGNWTVSAASLRSMTANPAAVLLQRVLGLEDGPWEPDWQMALDVGNLYHQALEILLDPQGALAAADHFDPGILERELHEVVQRLRRGFIPFRTRLTELEIEAELAVMQRTLQELVPFLDPGLDGAGLAAVEHEIRQPDSEFGMEWKGRIDRLDRVPADGSVIVYDYKRRRVPTAGELRPLRLDDSDPFPIISEPQMAVYLRWAHLTGQEVAGARFVSLTDAQTLTARKVKHVVLSSLLLDEVKEREGRKPRLMEEYQDPECGALFAALHFQTREYLRRFQELDFSIPPERTRFQQDSSFRQVTRHRYRVR, encoded by the coding sequence ATGCAGCACCCAGATACCCCTTTGACCGTAATCGGCCAGCATCTTGATGACCCGCGACATGTGTTTGTGTTTCCCTCAGAAATAATTGCCGCGCAGTGGCGCTCCCGGGCGGCTGCTGCCGCTGTTGATGCCCGGCGCTGGATTTCCTGGGATCAGTTCAAACAGTACACCCAGGTGGTAGAGCATCGAACCGACCGGGACCCGGCACCGGCCAACGCAGCGGTGCGGATGTTGTGCGCCGATGCCCTGCTGCACACCCGGTCCTTTCCCAGCCTGATTGCCGAGGGGGCCCAGCGCGGGGTTTTTCGCGGTTTCCTGGCCAGACTGCTACCGACTGCCCTGCGACTGCTGCACCATGACGGGCTTGAGACGGTGCTGGGGGCATCGCAGGCGGCTGATATCCGTGCTGCAGGTCAGGCCTATCAAGCCTTTCTGGATGAACATAATCTGTTTGAACCTTCGGCGGTTCGCGGCCGGATCGAGACCCGCGGCGCGGTGTATCACCTGTTCGCGGTCGAGGCGGTGGAGGACTTTCGCGAGCTGGCCGGGCAGGTGCAGGAAAATCCGGATATCCGGCTGCACAGTGCTCCGGCGGCGGCATGGCCACAGCTCCGGAGGTTTGCCACTATCAAGGGCGAGGTTCGGGCTGCCTGTGACCGTATCGAAACCCTGCTGCGCAGCGGCACCCCATGGGACCGGATAGCAGTCTCTGCGGTAGACCTGGAAACGGTGCTGCCGCATCTGCAGCGCGAGGCGCGGCTGCGGGGAATCCCGCTGAATCCCCGGCTTGGGGTTCCCCTGTCGCGGACTCCCGGCGGGGGGCTGTTTACCAGTCTGGTAGAGCTTGGGGGCAGCGGTATGGGATACGCCGCGGTGAGAGATTTCGTGCTGCATGGCGGGATACCCTTTCGAAATCCCCTGGTTATGCGCGCCCTGGCTGCATTCGGGCGTCGCTGGCGCTGCTGGGGCCGGTTCGGTCAGCTGGATCTGTGGGAACAGGGCTTTTCCCGGGCTCGCCGCCTGGAGGAGGAGTTCGCGACCGGAGGCCGGTTTTTTACCGATTATCCCGGGGTTGATCTGGATCAGCTGCAGCTGGCCTATCGAGGCCTGGTACGGGTTATGCGCGGCCTGAATCAGGCTGCCTCGCTGGCAGATGTGCGTCGCAGCTTTTTTGCCTGGTACAACGAATGGATCGATGCCGATGGGTGGGACCCTGCCGGCGAGCGAGAATTCCAGGCTGCGCTGGAGGTGCTGGGCGACCTTATTGGCCTGGAGCAGCGATTGGGGCTTGCGCCGTCCAGCCCGGTGCGGGTCTTTCTCGAGCTGCTGCAGGGCAAGCTGTACCTGCAGGCAGGGGGGCGGGGAATCCCGGTCTATCCATATCGCGTAGCCGCCGGTGGCTGCGTACAGCATCATTTTGTACTCAATCTGCATCAGGACGGTGTCGAGGTGTTGTCCGGCGGGGTCTCCTTTCTGCGCGAGGATCAGCAGGAGGCCCTGGAACTGGCGGTTCAGGACATGACCCTGGCGTTCCTCCAGGCCTATGCATCCTATGGCAGCGACGAGGTGTGGTTTAGCGGCAATCACGGGATTCGCGGTGGTGTTCACGCAGTGCCGGCGGTCTACCTGGATCATCACGATCTTGTACAGGAGCTGGATGCCGGACCCGGTCTTGAGCAGCGCGAACAGCAGTGGTGGGCCGATCCCGATGCGGCAGTGCCGGGGCTGCCGTTGCATCTTGTTTCGGGCCTGCGCCACTGCCGGGCCGTGCTGCCAGATCGCCATGGCTGTAATATGATCCGGCAATCCCTCCGCGATGCAGGCGAGGACGAATATACTCGCCGGGTGCGGCAGCTGCTGCAGGCGGCAGTCACGCAGCGCTACTGCCCGGAGGGCAACTGGACCGTTTCCGCAGCCTCGCTCAGGTCCATGACCGCCAATCCTGCGGCGGTCTTGCTGCAGCGGGTGCTGGGGCTGGAGGACGGACCCTGGGAACCGGACTGGCAGATGGCGCTGGATGTCGGCAATCTCTATCACCAGGCGCTGGAGATCCTGCTGGATCCGCAGGGAGCCCTTGCCGCTGCGGATCATTTTGATCCCGGGATACTGGAGCGCGAGCTGCACGAGGTAGTGCAGCGACTGCGGCGGGGGTTTATCCCGTTCCGAACCAGATTGACCGAGCTGGAGATCGAGGCGGAGCTGGCGGTGATGCAGCGTACTCTACAGGAGCTGGTGCCGTTCCTGGACCCCGGACTGGATGGCGCCGGACTGGCAGCGGTAGAACACGAGATCCGCCAGCCTGACAGCGAGTTCGGGATGGAGTGGAAGGGACGGATCGATCGACTGGACCGGGTACCCGCGGACGGCAGTGTGATTGTGTATGACTACAAACGCCGACGGGTGCCGACCGCCGGCGAGCTGCGGCCGCTGCGTCTGGACGACAGTGATCCGTTTCCGATTATCAGCGAACCACAGATGGCGGTGTATCTGCGTTGGGCACATCTCACCGGGCAGGAAGTTGCCGGGGCACGATTTGTCAGCCTGACCGACGCCCAGACCCTGACCGCCCGCAAGGTAAAGCATGTGGTGCTTTCCTCCCTGCTGCTGGACGAGGTGAAGGAACGCGAGGGACGCAAACCCCGACTGATGGAGGAGTATCAGGATCCCGAATGTGGTGCCCTGTTTGCCGCGCTGCACTTTCAGACCAGGGAGTATCTGCGCCGCTTTCAGGAGCTGGATTTTTCGATCCCTCCAGAGCGCACCCGGTTTCAACAGGACAGCAGTTTCCGCCAGGTAACCCGGCATCGCTATCGGGTCCGATAA